A window of the Trichoderma asperellum chromosome 4, complete sequence genome harbors these coding sequences:
- a CDS encoding uncharacterized protein (BUSCO:EOG092D304F~EggNog:ENOG41) encodes MPPKKDTKAGGGKKPSAAKLVEDRTFGMKNKKGAQAQRQIQQMTANLKGSGSAEERKKAAEKAQREKEKKAAEEARKETAALLNKPAQIQKVPFGVDPKTVVCIFYKKGDCEKGKKCKFAHDLSIERKTEKKNLYTDVRQEEDDKKKQETSADWDEEQLRKVVLSKKGNQKTTTDKVCKFFIQAIEDGKYGWFWICPNGGDKCMYKHALPPGFILKTKEQRAAEKALLDKSPLKTLTLEDFLESERHKLTGTLTPVTPETFAKWKKERMDKKAAEEQARKAKDSTGRALFESGKWRDDDSEAESEDEDDPWNLEKLRRETEALRQKKEEERLKVLHDGSLPTAIDGTPEGAEDDSGAGEAGESGGDVTGEASSVPQAGQEVPAA; translated from the exons ATGCCGCCGAAGAAAGACACCAAAGCCGGTGGTGGCAAGAAGCCATCTGCCGCCAAACTCGTGGAGGATAGGACATTTGGcatgaagaacaagaaaggaGCGCAGGCACAGAGACAAATCCAGCAGATGACGGCCAATTTGAAGGGCAGTGGAAgcgcagaagagagaaagaaggcggCCGAGAAGGCGCAGcgtgagaaggagaagaaggcggccgaggaggctagaaaagaaacagcAGCACTGCTAAATAAGCCGGCCCAGATTCAAAAAGTTCCGTTTGGTGTCGACCCCAAAACGGTCGTCTGCATTTTCTACAAGAAGGGTGACTgcgaaaagggaaagaagtgCAAATTTGCTCACGATTTGAGTATCGAACGAAAgacggaaaagaagaaccTATACACGGATGTTAGacaagaggaggatgacaaaaagaagcaggaaaCCTCTGCGGACTGGGATGAAGAGCAACTGCGCAAGGTTGTCTTGTCCAAGAAGGGTAACCAGAAGACCACGACCGACAAGGTGTGCAAGTTCTTCATCCAGGCCATCGAGGACGGCAAGTATGGTTGGTTTTGGATTTGTCCAAATGGTGGCGATAAGTGCATGTATAAGCATGCTCTCCCCCCCGG ATTTATTCTCAAGACGAAAGAGCAGAGGGCGGCAGAGAAGGCCCTTCTTGATAAATCTCCACTCAAGACTCTGACTCTTGAAGATTTCTTGGAGTCGGAGCGTCACAAGCTTACCGGAACGCTGACACCTGTTACGCCTGAGACTTTTGCCAAATGGAAGAAGGAGCGCATGGACAAGAAGGCCGCTGAGGAACAGGCTCGCAAGGCTAAGGATTCCACTGGTCGTGCCCTCTTCGAGAGTGGCAAGTGGAGAGATGATGATTCCGAGGCGGAGagtgaggatgaagacgatcCTTGGAACTTGGAGAAGCTGCGTCGCGAGACTGAGGCTCTGcgacagaagaaggaagaagagcgccTCAAGGTTCTGCATGATGGATCGCTGCCAACTGCGATAGACGGCACCCCAGAAGGAGCAGAGGACGACAGCGGTGCTGGCGAGGCGGGTGAGAGCGGAGGCGATGTTACTGGAGAAGCTTCTTCGGTCCCACAGGCAGGCCAAGAAGTACCTGCTGCTTGA
- a CDS encoding uncharacterized protein (EggNog:ENOG41~BUSCO:EOG092D4JAO) — translation MAQTLTPEVLWAQRSSVADASKNFVYLTISVPDVAKEDLQLDVQPSKVTFTGKSATLKNTYHVELELFAEIDPAESKINHTAKNVEMKLQKKELKEEYWPRLLKENKKLHFLKTDFDKWVDEDEQNEAADDDMSKFGDMGGMPGMGGDFGGIDFSKLGGGAGGMPDMSAMGLEGMPDLSSSGVPDSDSDDEDEDIPDLEGEEKKEGEAAPKA, via the exons ATGGCTCAGACATTGACCCCCGAAG TTCTCTGGGCCCAGCGCTCTTCTGTGGCTGATGCCTCCAAGAACTTCGTCTACCTCACCATTTCCGTTCCCGATGTCGCCAAGGAGGACCTGCAGCTGGACGTGCAGCCTTCCAAGGTGACCTTTACTGGAAAATCAGCCACCCTCAAGAACACCTACCATgttgagctggagctgtttGCCGAGATCGACCCCGCCGAGAGCAAGATCAACCACACTGCCAAGAACGTCGAGAtgaagctgcagaagaaggagctcaaggaggaGTACTGGCCCCGGTTGCTCAAGGAAAACAAGAAGCTGCACTTCCTCAAGACCGACTTCGACAAGTGggttgatgaggatgagcaGAACGAGGCTGCGGATGACGACATGTCCAAGTTCGGTGACATGG GTGGCATGCCCGGAATGG GTGGCGACTTCGGCGGTATCGATTTCTCAAAGCTGGGAGGCGGCGCGGGCGGCATGCCCGACATGAGCGCCATGGGCCTGGAGGGCATGCCAGACCTCAGCAGCTCTGGAGTCCCGGACTCTGActccgacgacgaggacgaggatatCCCCGACCTTGAgggtgaggagaagaaggagggcgAGGCTGCACCAAAGGCGTAA
- a CDS encoding uncharacterized protein (BUSCO:EOG092D4ASP) — METFKSLFAKPDPQQQMRKCNQLIRSNVRKLDRDIAQLKQVEIKTKNLIIQADKRAQREPSRAKQAQKDIRTFAGELVRTRKASARLVTTKATLNSVQMQVSEAFAVRKIEGSIRASVGIMKDVNSLIRLPVLSETMRELSVELMKAGIIEEMIDETLPEDMDMLEDEEAEGEIDKVLGEVLKDKKETALPTTPLPEPEKPVAEEEEDEEDAEAMMDQMRNRLDALRS; from the exons ATGGAGACTTTCAAATCCCTTTTCGCAAAGCCGGATCCCCAGCAGCAG ATGCGAAAATGTAATCAGCTGATCCGCTCCAACGTCCGAAAGCTCGATCGCGATATCGCTCAGCTCAAGCAGGTCGAGATCAAAACCAAGAACCTAATCATACAAGCGGACAAGCGTGCCCAGCGAGAGCCTTCAAGGGCCAAGCAGGCGCAGAAGGATATTCGAACTTTTGCGGGCGAGCTTGTGCGTACGCGGAAGGCGTCGGCGAGGCTTGTCACGACAAAAGCGACGCTCAACTCGGTACAAATGCAGGTCAGCGAGGCTTTTGCCGTCCGGAAGATCGAGGGCTCCATCCGGGCCAGTGTCGGTATCATGAAGGACGTCAATTCACTCATCCGATTGCCCGTGCTATCTGAGACGATGCGTGAGCTTAGTGTCGAATTGATGAAGGCGGGCATCATTGAGGAGATGATTGACGAGACATTGCCCGAGGACATGGACATgctagaagatgaagaagcagaggGCGAGATTGACAAGGTCCTGGGAGAGGTcctcaaggacaagaaagAGACGGCTCTGCCTACCACACCGCTCCCCGAACCGGAGAAGCCGGTtgcggaggaagaagaggacgaggaagacgccgAGGCAATGATGGATCAGATGAGAAATCGATTAGATGCTTTGCGCAGCTAG